The segment CGACTTCTCCGATCGTCCGGGCCAGGTTCTCATCCTCGCGCGGATATTCCCCATCCCGGCTCGGATGCGCCGGGCCTCGCAAGATCATCCCCCCGGCGTTGTGGTACGACTGCACCCCGGCGATATTCGGCCGATCCAGGATGAACTCCGCGATCGCCCGCGTTTCCGGCCAGCAGAGCGGATACGGACCCGCCCCCCCTTGAATGTGGTTCGGCTGCCAGTCGGCCGGCCAGTTGCGGTTCATATCATAACCGCCCGGCGCGTCCTCGTTCACTCGGCCGTCGCCGTCGTTGTCGATCCCCTCGTTGCCGAGCAGCTCGTAACGGTCCCCCCGGACCTCCTGATCGGGCCGGATCGGCACCATCGCCCTCGGGTCGATCGGCGAGACGGCATACGGCCCGTCGGGGCTCTTGCGGCGCATCTGGGTAATCTGTCCATCGCCGTTCAGGTCGTCATATCCGTCTTCGTCGCTCAATCCGTCTCGGTCGTCGTCGATCGGGGCCTTGCCGCTCCGCGAGCTGTTCGTCGTGTTCGGCCCGTTGAACCACCAGGCTCGGCCGTCGGGGTTCACGGTCGGGACGACATAGAAGGCCCGTTGATCAACCATTTCCGTCACGCGATCGAGCCTGCCGTAGTTTTCCGCCAGATACCAGACCATGTACAGACACGCCTCGGCCGCCTGCACCTCGTTGCCGTGGATGTTCCCCTCGCAGTAAAACGCGGGCTTGCTCGTATCAGAGCCTGTTTCCGGGTTGTTGATCGTGATGTACCACAGATCCCTCCCCTCGAAGCTCTTGCCCGCCGACGCCATCGAGAGCAACTCCGGATGCCCCTCGACCAGGGCCCTCATTGCCTCGACCAGCTCGGGGTAATCGTACAGCCGGTTAAATGCCAGCTTCACCTTCGGCTCGAAGTACGGGCTCGCCGCCTCGTCGGCCAGGCAAGGTCGGGAGGCCAGGACGGTCCCGGCCAGCACGAAGGCAATCAGGATCAGGTGTCTCATGGAGGTCGTGCCGCGAGTGGTGAGGGAGTCAGAATAAGTTGATAAAGGCGAATGAGTCGATCTTTCGGGCTAGCTGCACGCCCACCCGAAGGCCAGCATGTCCGGATGATCCGGGCACCGGGTCAGGTGGCCGCACCCCACGTCGCCAAACATGAACGCGAGGTTGTCTTCCGAATCGATCTGGAAGACCGGTTCCATGCGGCGTCCGCACGTCAGGCAGTTGGGGTACTCGGCTGACTGGATCCAGAAGGGCCAGCCGCCCAGCTTGTCTCCCGGCACGCAACGATTCAGGCCCGGGTCGTTCCAGTACGCCACCGGGAGCCCCGATTCGAAAAGCCCGACGTCCGGGCATTCAATCGTGATCCGGTCATACGTCCTCGACGACGGGTCATCGAAGCGAATCGAGAGGCCGAGCGATGCAAACTCCTCGGCGTGGGGATAGTCGTCGATCGGCTCCCAACCCGTGATGACCCGGGACGGCAAGGTCGCCTCGAACCGAGACGCCAGGTCGTCCCGAGCCGGCCCCTCCGGCCGGATGACCCGGATCAGATGGGCCTCGGAGAAATGGGACCATCCCTCGCACGCTTGTTCACATTCCTGTGTGCCGTTGACGCAATAAAAGAATTGCAACAGCCCCGAGCCCGCCGGCCCGGCCATCCGTTCCGGCAGTTGATCGAGGTCCAATTGCAGGAACAATGCAATCGGCTCGCCGCAGTGTCGGCAGCGCGGCCAATCCGCTCCCTCCGGAACCCAGGGCGTGCCCGAGAACTTCGAGCAGGGCATCAGGCTGTCGCCCGCCTCGGTGATCGGCCGCCAGGCGCGGCGCCGGTGCCGATCGAACCAGGGGCCGAGCCGCTGGAGCAACGCATCGAGTTCCATCGGATCACCTCCGGGGTTCGCGAGGCAGCCCGACCTCCGCCACCACCTTGCCCGCTCTGGGCGACGACGCCTCAATCGCAATCGCCTCCACTCCCTCGGGGGCCAGGATCAACCAGCGGTATTCCTTCGAATCGCCCGAACCAGCCAGGCGGTCAATCCGATCGACAATCGGCCCGCCCAGCAGCTTCGCCTCTCCCAGCACCGGACGGACGACGATCGGAGCAGCCTGGCGGGTCGTTACCCCTTGTGCCAGTGCCGTCGGGAAGTACCCCGGGTTCTCGACGCGGGCCGACACCCCGAACACGTCACCGCCTCGTGGCTCAACCTTGACATCGACGATCTCAAGCGTCGTCATCCGTCCGGCCAGGTCGGTGAGGAAGCGGTACTGCGCCTCGGTGATCCCCTCCACCTCCTCGATCGGCGGGTTCACCCGGACTCCGGGCAGCCAGCCGCCAATCTCGACCGTGCCGAGTGTCGGGTGCTCGACCTCATCAAAATCCTTGAAGGCGCGGCCACCCATCACGGTGTCGTTCCAGAACAACCACCGCTTCTCGCCGTCGGTCGGGGGCTTCTCCTCCCCCTCCGCGGGTTCCGTCAAGGTCGGACCGGGCCAGAGGGACGAGGCGATCGCCACGGCCCCGAACTGGTCATAGGCCCACTCGCTCATCGCCCCGTCGGTCGTCGCGCCGAGGCTCGAACTGTTGCTCGGCGCCAGTCCTTCGCCCGTCTTCTTTGCTGCCTCTTTCGGTGACTCCGGCTCATCCTCGTCTGCATCAAGACTGGCGACGAACTGGGCGAGCATCCCCGCACGCTCTAGGGGAGACGCATTCTCAAAGTCAGTCATCAACCGATTTTGCTCATTCTCCGGCAGTGCCTCGAAGGCTTCGATCACGCGGTTGCGAACCGCTTCCGGCAAACCGGCCAGCGGGTCGGCGCCGTCGGGAATGGGAGCCGGATCAGAAGTCTCGGTAGGTTCTTCGGTGTCGGGCTCCTCCTTCGGCTCCTCGTTTTCCTCGTCTTCCTTCGGTGGGGCGATCGACTCCCGATACGCCTTCGACAGGGCGACGAAGTACGGCAGATCGGCGTCGGCCAGCTTCGATTCCGGCTTCTTCGGCTCGGTTCGCAGCGAGTCGTGCAGGGTGAAGGTCCAGACGACGCTGATCTCGGGGTGGTCGTAGCAGAACTGGATCAGCCCGCGCACTTCGGGCTCGCTGGCGGGACTGTAGCCGGTCTGGTCGTTCAGCTCGGTCCAGGCATGGGGCCAGTTGCGGTTCAGGTTCACGCCACCGGCGGGGTCTTCGTTCCGCTCGCCGTCGCCGTCGCGGTCGGTCCCTTCGTCCGATTCGGAGTAGATCGCTCGCTCCCCCTCGGCCGCCTTGGCGGGTCGAAGGATGCGCGGGTCGTCCTCGTCGGGCACAAGGGTCGCCTCGGCGTCCTTGACCCTCATCTGAAGGATGAGACGGTCGCCGTCCACGTCGTCCGGGCCGTCCTCGTCGGAGGTGCCGTCGCGGTCCTCGTCGGTCGCGGTGAGGTTTGTCCGGATCGCCTGCCGAGGAGTTTCGAACAGCCGCTCGGCTCCGTCCGGATTCAGTCGAGGGACGACGTAAACCGTGTACCGATCGAGCAGGGTGGCGATCGCCTCGTCCTCCTCATCTGGATCGGCCAGCCGCTCAATCAGGCCGAGCGCGACCTGACTTCCGACCAGATGATCGGCCTCCAGGTTCCCCACGATCAGCACGGCCGGCGGCCGATGGGCCTCGTCGTCCTGCTCGTCGGGACGAACGCCCAGCGTCACGAGCCAGACGTCTCGCCCTTCGCCCGTCTTGGCGATCGAACGCAACGAGAGGGCATCGGGATGAGCTTCGGCCAGGTCTTGAAGCCGCTTGGTGAGGGTGTCGGCGTCGAGATACCCCTCGGGCACGAGCGACGGCGCTGGGGCATCGTCGGCTCGGGTCGATCCAGGAAGCGACAGCACGACGAGCACGAGCAGGGGTAGGAGCGTCGCGGGCGCTCCGATCCGTTGGGTGATCACGGTGCGTTCTCTCAGGGGCAACGGCGGTCGATCGTCGGCGGAACGAACGGGTTCGGAGATCGACTGT is part of the Tautonia marina genome and harbors:
- a CDS encoding M14 family metallopeptidase, yielding MRHLILIAFVLAGTVLASRPCLADEAASPYFEPKVKLAFNRLYDYPELVEAMRALVEGHPELLSMASAGKSFEGRDLWYITINNPETGSDTSKPAFYCEGNIHGNEVQAAEACLYMVWYLAENYGRLDRVTEMVDQRAFYVVPTVNPDGRAWWFNGPNTTNSSRSGKAPIDDDRDGLSDEDGYDDLNGDGQITQMRRKSPDGPYAVSPIDPRAMVPIRPDQEVRGDRYELLGNEGIDNDGDGRVNEDAPGGYDMNRNWPADWQPNHIQGGAGPYPLCWPETRAIAEFILDRPNIAGVQSYHNAGGMILRGPAHPSRDGEYPREDENLARTIGEVGARLLPFYRNWIIYKDLYAVRGGFVNWTYEHLGIFSYTNELWNNAQLLGPSPAGGSTLEQAVGASGQEAQLFANDRLMMGANFVEWAPFDHPTYGPIEIGGFVKESQRVPPPFMMEELCHRNTAFVLYHADQMPLLRWRDVEVEAIGEGVFQITAEVENTRVLPTRSAQARRRNIGLPDRATIAGDDLTVLGGGRLLDRDFGQLDPVEHGPERVMLPNGVSGRSIERIRWFVQGSGEATIRFEAEKGGTLETTVTLE
- a CDS encoding DUF1963 domain-containing protein, with the translated sequence MELDALLQRLGPWFDRHRRRAWRPITEAGDSLMPCSKFSGTPWVPEGADWPRCRHCGEPIALFLQLDLDQLPERMAGPAGSGLLQFFYCVNGTQECEQACEGWSHFSEAHLIRVIRPEGPARDDLASRFEATLPSRVITGWEPIDDYPHAEEFASLGLSIRFDDPSSRTYDRITIECPDVGLFESGLPVAYWNDPGLNRCVPGDKLGGWPFWIQSAEYPNCLTCGRRMEPVFQIDSEDNLAFMFGDVGCGHLTRCPDHPDMLAFGWACS
- a CDS encoding M14 family metallopeptidase, which codes for MITQRIGAPATLLPLLVLVVLSLPGSTRADDAPAPSLVPEGYLDADTLTKRLQDLAEAHPDALSLRSIAKTGEGRDVWLVTLGVRPDEQDDEAHRPPAVLIVGNLEADHLVGSQVALGLIERLADPDEEDEAIATLLDRYTVYVVPRLNPDGAERLFETPRQAIRTNLTATDEDRDGTSDEDGPDDVDGDRLILQMRVKDAEATLVPDEDDPRILRPAKAAEGERAIYSESDEGTDRDGDGERNEDPAGGVNLNRNWPHAWTELNDQTGYSPASEPEVRGLIQFCYDHPEISVVWTFTLHDSLRTEPKKPESKLADADLPYFVALSKAYRESIAPPKEDEENEEPKEEPDTEEPTETSDPAPIPDGADPLAGLPEAVRNRVIEAFEALPENEQNRLMTDFENASPLERAGMLAQFVASLDADEDEPESPKEAAKKTGEGLAPSNSSSLGATTDGAMSEWAYDQFGAVAIASSLWPGPTLTEPAEGEEKPPTDGEKRWLFWNDTVMGGRAFKDFDEVEHPTLGTVEIGGWLPGVRVNPPIEEVEGITEAQYRFLTDLAGRMTTLEIVDVKVEPRGGDVFGVSARVENPGYFPTALAQGVTTRQAAPIVVRPVLGEAKLLGGPIVDRIDRLAGSGDSKEYRWLILAPEGVEAIAIEASSPRAGKVVAEVGLPREPRR